ttttttttttggcagtaTTTCCATAATTGGACTGGCAACAGGTTCTTTTTATATGCACCACTAAAACATATTCCGTTTCATTATGATGTTAAAAAGTATATATAAACGACATACTATTATGTTTGTAGAGTGACATGTCGTGACTGGTTTCAGTTGAGTTTGAAGGAAGGTCTTACCGTTTTTCGCGATCAGGTTAGGGTGTTTGGTTAGTTATAAAAAAAAACTGTTAATTATCTTCTTAGATAACTTTTTAATGGTTACACGTGCAGGAATTTTCATCTGATATGGGAAGCCGTACAGTCAAGCGGATTGGAGACGTTTCAAGGCTTCGTACATACCAGTTTTCAcaggttattttattttattttatttaatatgataAGAGTTTGTTTTATCAAAAGTAGTATTTTATGAGGTGAAAATATTGATTTTTAGATATGTAATGGTTTGTGTTATATAATTCAGGATGCGGGTCCCATGGCTCACCCAGTTAGGCCTCACTCATACATTAAGGTTCAACGCTCATTTCTGCCATCCTTAAACTTTTGGTTAGTTTCTTGATAATTAAATTTTTTTAACTCCTGATTGTTAAATTTTTTCTTCCAGATGGATAACTTCTATACAGCAACGGTATGCTTCTGATTTGTTCACTCTTGGTATTATATATTCTTCATTTTGCTACGGAATAATTAATTTTTTTGGTTAATAGGTTTATAATAAGGGAGCTGAAGTTGTGCGCATGTACAAAACATTATTGGGAAGTCAAGGGTTCCGAAAGGTAAGATGATCGGAGATATATTAACTTGATGGATGAATGAtgttttttatgtatttttttctgaaataatataaactataaatataaattatgaTTGGTATATTAGGGTATGGATCTGTATTTCGAAAGACATGACGGGCAAGCTGTAACTTGTGAAGACTTCTTTGCTGCTATGCGAGATGCTAACAATGCCGATTTTGCTAATTTCTTGCTATGGTATTAAATTAACTTACCTTTCTCGATTTTTGGATTCAAGTCCAGAAACTAATTAACAGATTAGCTTTGGTCTTTAGTGTTTGTAGAAATGGGTCTGGTCATGTTTTCAGATTATTCAAGGTTCAAGTGCCCGATTCTATGCCATctgcaaaaagaaattaaaaaaaaaatagttttcaCAAAAgtctaaataaatatatacaaaaataaTTGTATTTGATTGAAACAACGACAACAACACCCAATCCCACCACGTCTTTGATtgaaagtgttttttttttttttttttttttttttttttcccacaAACTGCTGAGTATCAAACTACTGATTATCAGGTTATTATGACCTCATATCCAAACGCTTATCTCTTACAACATTATCTTTAAATTGATAATCTAATATTGATTACTCGGTAAGGCGTTATCACTAATCACTAATTCACTAATCAGCTTTAATACATACATCTTAAGTAAACACTCCCTTATTGTCTTTTTAATTGTATTTTTTATTTGCTTTTAAAAAATTATTTACATCTGATTTTAACTTCTGTTTAGGTATTCACAAGCTGGGACTCCTAGTGTGAATGTTACCTCTTCTTACAACGCTGAAGCTCGTACCTTTTCTTTGAAGTTTAGGTATTTTACTCTTCTTTTGTCATCTTTTCAGACTCCGAAAATAACTTGTCAAATCTTTGACTTTTTCAGTCAAACAGTGCTGCCTACGCCAGGTCAGCCAATTAAAGAACCGATGTCTATTCCTGTGGCTGTGGGGCTTGTCAATTCAAGCGGAAAGGATATGCCATTATCATCTATTTATCATGAAGGGAAGTTAGAGTCTGTTTCATCTGGTGGTCAGCTCGTTTACACGACCGTTCTTAGAGTAACAAAGGTTAGTTAAATACTCCTTCCGTCCCATAATGAGTCCAGTATTGCATTTTGGGTTCTCCGAATTAATAGTACACTTCCATAAATAGATAAAGTATATAAGGTAAGGTTTCTTTATACCCTTAACTTTTGCATATAAGACAAAATGATAGGTCATTAAGGGGTAAAACTGTAAACTAAAGAAAACCTACATTGTAATGATGAGATTTATTAAActttgtgttttttgtctgggactATTAATATGCGACGGAGGGTGTATCTAATAGGCTCGATAGAAACTCAAAACTGTAGTTGATATAAAAAAATAAGTTTTCTAACAATAGTTCTTAGGGCTGTCGTTGGGCATTAACGTACTGTACAAAGCGGTTGATTTTGACTTTTACAAGGCAGTTATGAAAATGTACAAATGTTTTTCGCACTTTAGCGACATCCCTAAGGGCCGTCGTTAGAAAAatctaattaaaaactataaattcATCCATCTTTTTGATAAATTAGGGTGAAGAAGAGTTCGTGTTCTCCGATGTGTCCGAGAAACCTACTCCATCTCTGTTGCGAGGTTATAGTGCTCCTATACGCCTACAATCTGATCTCACAGACGACGATTTGTTTTTCCTTCTTGCTCATGATTCAGATGAGTTCAATCGGTGActtttttatttttacaaaattatatgcaTCACACTCCTATAACGTAAAATGGGAACCGAACATTTAAAAGTCAGTTTTTATTGCAGGTGGGAAGCTGGACAAATATTAGCAAGAAAACTGATGCTACATCAGGTTGTTAATTTCCAAAGCGATAATCCGTTGGTTCTTGATCCGCAGTTTGTGCACGGTATTAAGTGTATAATTCTGGATTCGAGTCTTGACAAGGTAACATCTCTTGTGATTATTGTTTCTATATTGAAGAAACGagcagctaaaaaaaaaaaaaattaggaatTTATTGCAAAAGCAATAACTCTCCCCGGTGAAGGTGAGATTATGGACATGATGGAAGTAGCCGATCCTGATGCGGTCCATGCAGTTCGGTCCTTCATCAAAAAACAGCTTGCTTTTGAATTAAAACAAGAGTTTTTAAATCTGGTACGTTATTTGTCCATTTCCGGGTGAACCTTGAATATTATCATGGGAAGGGATGACAAAAAAAACCCGTACCCGATGTGGAAACCCGATATTTTTGGGTCGGGTTCGGTCCAGGTAAATGGGTCTAgggccgggtatggggatggtttTTAATTTTTTTGCGGGTCTGGGTTCGGGGATGGTTTTAGACACAAACTCGATTACCCAGCCCGTGTACTCGGAAAAGACCCAAGTCCATATACCCGGCCCATAAACCCGATTACTTGGCCCGTATTCCCGAAAAAGACTCGAATACCCGTGGAAAAACCCGTTTACTCGATATTTCGTAAGTAAATGGTGACCCGGATACACGTGGGAAAACCCGTTTACCCGCTAGTTGGTAACTAAATGGGGACCCGGTGGGTCCGGGTTTGAGACGGGTTTTTTTAATCGGGTTCGGGTCTGAGATTACATAAACCGGGCCCGATGCCATCCCTACATGGGAGTTAATATTTGCATGCTTGAAAGGTGGATGAAAATAGGAGCACTGAGAAGTACGAGTTTAACGACGTCAATATGGCAAGGCGTGCTCTAAAGAACACCGTTCTCGGTATTTTTGTTTTTAGGTTGACTTACTGCTTTACATTTGGACTTTTTCTATTTAGCGAGTTTGTTGACTTTGTTGAATTGACTTTTTTTAAAAAGGGTATCTTGCATGTCTTGAAGACAAAGAAACTAACGAGCTTGTGTTAAATGAATACAAAAACGCTACAAATATGACGGATCAGTTCTCGGCTCTGGCAGCCATAGCTCAGAAACCTGGTAAAGCCCGAGATGAAGCTTTGGCCAATTTCTATAACCAATGGCAGAATGATTACCTGGTATATTGCTTTGAAACAATTGTTAAACTGTCATTGTAAGGAAAAAaactgaaataggttttatattatTGTTCGTTTTCTTGATATTCAGGTGGTTAACAAGTGGTTTGCGCTTCAATCCTCATCTGATATTCCTGGGAATGTTGAGAATGTTCGGAAGCTTTTGAGTCACCAATCGTTTGACCTAAAAAATCCCGACAAGGTTAGGATCTTTCGCTCACAGGCTCATTAAGTTTTATTGGAGGTCAAATGATTATATGGA
This genomic window from Rutidosis leptorrhynchoides isolate AG116_Rl617_1_P2 chromosome 2, CSIRO_AGI_Rlap_v1, whole genome shotgun sequence contains:
- the LOC139894443 gene encoding puromycin-sensitive aminopeptidase-like isoform X3, encoding MKKNQDSGPNSFEKSKMDAPKEIFLKDYKLPDYYFDTVDLSFSLGEEKTIVRANISVIPRVDGVTCPLVLDGVNLKLISVKINGNQLQEGDFELDSRHLILTSPPSVNFILETVTEILPQKNTSLEDRPDIMAKFTCRIEADKSLYPVLLSNGNLIEQGDLEGGKHFALWKDPFKKPSYLFALVAGQLESRDDTFTTCSGRKVDLRIWVPLVDLPKTEHAMYSLKAAMEWDVDVFGREYDLDVFNIVSVPDFLGAMENKSLNIFSSKLVLASPETATDADYAAILGVIGHEYFHNWTGNRVTCRDWFQLSLKEGLTVFRDQEFSSDMGSRTVKRIGDVSRLRTYQFSQDAGPMAHPVRPHSYIKMDNFYTATVYNKGAEVVRMYKTLLGSQGFRKGMDLYFERHDGQAVTCEDFFAAMRDANNADFANFLLWYSQAGTPSVNVTSSYNAEARTFSLKFSQTVLPTPGQPIKEPMSIPVAVGLVNSSGKDMPLSSIYHEGKLESVSSGGQLVYTTVLRVTKGEEEFVFSDVSEKPTPSLLRGYSAPIRLQSDLTDDDLFFLLAHDSDEFNRWEAGQILARKLMLHQVVNFQSDNPLVLDPQFVHGIKCIILDSSLDKEFIAKAITLPGEGEIMDMMEVADPDAVHAVRSFIKKQLAFELKQEFLNLVDENRSTEKYEFNDVNMARRALKNTVLGYLACLEDKETNELVLNEYKNATNMTDQFSALAAIAQKPGKARDEALANFYNQWQNDYLVVNKWFALQSSSDIPGNVENVRKLLSHQSFDLKNPDKAFSLIGGFRASLVNFHAKDGSGYKFLGELVVQLDKLNPQVASGMVSAFSRWKRFDETRQNLAKAQLEMIVSTNGLSEHVYEICSKSLAV
- the LOC139894443 gene encoding puromycin-sensitive aminopeptidase-like isoform X2, whose translation is MDAPKEIFLKDYKLPDYYFDTVDLSFSLGEEKTIVRANISVIPRVDGVTCPLVLDGVNLKLISVKINGNQLQEGDFELDSRHLILTSPPSVNFILETVTEILPQKNTSLEGLYMSSGNFCTQCEAEGFRKITFYQDRPDIMAKFTCRIEADKSLYPVLLSNGNLIEQGDLEGGKHFALWKDPFKKPSYLFALVAGQLESRDDTFTTCSGRKVDLRIWVPLVDLPKTEHAMYSLKAAMEWDVDVFGREYDLDVFNIVSVPDFLGAMENKSLNIFSSKLVLASPETATDADYAAILGVIGHEYFHNWTGNRVTCRDWFQLSLKEGLTVFRDQEFSSDMGSRTVKRIGDVSRLRTYQFSQDAGPMAHPVRPHSYIKMDNFYTATVYNKGAEVVRMYKTLLGSQGFRKGMDLYFERHDGQAVTCEDFFAAMRDANNADFANFLLWYSQAGTPSVNVTSSYNAEARTFSLKFSQTVLPTPGQPIKEPMSIPVAVGLVNSSGKDMPLSSIYHEGKLESVSSGGQLVYTTVLRVTKGEEEFVFSDVSEKPTPSLLRGYSAPIRLQSDLTDDDLFFLLAHDSDEFNRWEAGQILARKLMLHQVVNFQSDNPLVLDPQFVHGIKCIILDSSLDKEFIAKAITLPGEGEIMDMMEVADPDAVHAVRSFIKKQLAFELKQEFLNLVDENRSTEKYEFNDVNMARRALKNTVLGYLACLEDKETNELVLNEYKNATNMTDQFSALAAIAQKPGKARDEALANFYNQWQNDYLVVNKWFALQSSSDIPGNVENVRKLLSHQSFDLKNPDKAFSLIGGFRASLVNFHAKDGSGYKFLGELVVQLDKLNPQVASGMVSAFSRWKRFDETRQNLAKAQLEMIVSTNGLSEHVYEICSKSLAV
- the LOC139894443 gene encoding puromycin-sensitive aminopeptidase-like isoform X4, translating into MKKNQDSGPNSFEKSKMDAPKEIFLKDYKLPDYYFDTVDLSFSLGEEKTIVRANISVIPRVDGVTCPLVLDGVNLKLISVKINGNQLQEGDFELDSRHLILTSPPSVNFILETVTEILPQKNTSLEGLYMSSGNFCTQCEAEGFRKITFYQDRPDIMAKFTCRIEADKSLYPVLLSNGNLIEQGDLEGGKHFALWKDPFKKPSYLFALVAGQLESRDDTFTTCSGRKVDLRIWVPLVDLPKTEHAMYSLKAAMEWDVDVFGREYDLDVFNIVSVPDFLGAMENKSLNIFSSKLVLASPETATDADYAAILGVIGHEYFHNWTGNRVTCRDWFQLSLKEGLTVFRDQEFSSDMGSRTVKRIGDVSRLRTYQFSQDAGPMAHPVRPHSYIKMDNFYTATVYNKGAEVVRMYKTLLGSQGFRKGMDLYFERHDGQAVTCEDFFAAMRDANNADFANFLLWYSQAGTPSVNVTSSYNAEARTFSLKFSQTVLPTPGQPIKEPMSIPVAVGLVNSSGKDMPLSSIYHEGKLESVSSGGQLVYTTVLRVTKGEEEFVFSDVSEKPTPSLLRGYSAPIRLQSDLTDDDLFFLLAHDSDEFNRWEAGQILARKLMLHQVVNFQSDNPLVLDPQFVHGIKCIILDSSLDKEFIAKAITLPGEGEIMDMMEVADPDAVHAVRSFIKKQLAFELKQEFLNLVDENRSTEKYEFNDVNMARRALKNTVLGIFVFRVSCMS
- the LOC139894443 gene encoding puromycin-sensitive aminopeptidase-like isoform X1 yields the protein MKKNQDSGPNSFEKSKMDAPKEIFLKDYKLPDYYFDTVDLSFSLGEEKTIVRANISVIPRVDGVTCPLVLDGVNLKLISVKINGNQLQEGDFELDSRHLILTSPPSVNFILETVTEILPQKNTSLEGLYMSSGNFCTQCEAEGFRKITFYQDRPDIMAKFTCRIEADKSLYPVLLSNGNLIEQGDLEGGKHFALWKDPFKKPSYLFALVAGQLESRDDTFTTCSGRKVDLRIWVPLVDLPKTEHAMYSLKAAMEWDVDVFGREYDLDVFNIVSVPDFLGAMENKSLNIFSSKLVLASPETATDADYAAILGVIGHEYFHNWTGNRVTCRDWFQLSLKEGLTVFRDQEFSSDMGSRTVKRIGDVSRLRTYQFSQDAGPMAHPVRPHSYIKMDNFYTATVYNKGAEVVRMYKTLLGSQGFRKGMDLYFERHDGQAVTCEDFFAAMRDANNADFANFLLWYSQAGTPSVNVTSSYNAEARTFSLKFSQTVLPTPGQPIKEPMSIPVAVGLVNSSGKDMPLSSIYHEGKLESVSSGGQLVYTTVLRVTKGEEEFVFSDVSEKPTPSLLRGYSAPIRLQSDLTDDDLFFLLAHDSDEFNRWEAGQILARKLMLHQVVNFQSDNPLVLDPQFVHGIKCIILDSSLDKEFIAKAITLPGEGEIMDMMEVADPDAVHAVRSFIKKQLAFELKQEFLNLVDENRSTEKYEFNDVNMARRALKNTVLGYLACLEDKETNELVLNEYKNATNMTDQFSALAAIAQKPGKARDEALANFYNQWQNDYLVVNKWFALQSSSDIPGNVENVRKLLSHQSFDLKNPDKAFSLIGGFRASLVNFHAKDGSGYKFLGELVVQLDKLNPQVASGMVSAFSRWKRFDETRQNLAKAQLEMIVSTNGLSEHVYEICSKSLAV